Below is a genomic region from Micropterus dolomieu isolate WLL.071019.BEF.003 ecotype Adirondacks linkage group LG08, ASM2129224v1, whole genome shotgun sequence.
CAGTGTTTTCACTAAGCTCACAGTTCTGCTGAGCAGAGCCACAaaaactcattttaaaaaggACCATACCAACGTTCAGGCTCATTTACTACAAACCACGTTCATGTAAGCTTCAAGCTTCATCTACACATGCTGCAGGATTTTAGGTTGTGTTTTTCCTACCCTGAAAGGAGTTGTCATTATCACACTCACTTGCTTTATTTGGGTCAAGAATCGCCGGGAGCTTTAAAGCTGTTCTTCTGTTTGTCAAAGATAAAGTCACCCTGTGGACGTTTCCTTCTCACTGTGTGACCTCAAGGCCAGTCTCACAAGCGAGCAACCACGAGCTGTCCACACGAGAGGTCAGAGACTCCACAGGGTTCCTTTAACACCGACAATAAAGTCACTTTATTGTTATTAGAGTGAAACTAAAATCCAAACACCTTTCACCACTTTGGAAAATGTTCCTTCACTTAAGCAAATCATACgtgatttattaaaaatgcataaaCGCTGGTACGGCCCTGAAGAATGTGACACAACATTAAGCTCCTAATCTGAGAGGCAATAAAATCTCTTGtgcttgtttttcttcctttgcATAAGAAGTTCTTCTGACAGGTGTGCAGTCCGACAGGTGTCCAGACACTGAGTGAAGGCTACTGTTCTACCGGTGCTTTAACTTTATCGAGTCCTTCAACACAGAACAAGAACTGTGGCGTCACCTTTAGTGaggggggatgggggggggggggatggaAAATAAAGTCACTCACAGACAAGGTGAAACTCAAAACTGAGAAACCCGCAGAGCGTCAACagagacagcacacacacaagtcaaacCCGCAGCAGTGTTTTTCATCGCTGCCGCCATTTATACCTTGCTCCTGAAGAGGGGCTTAGCGCCGGGGCCACAGTACTCGTTGTATATGAGCTTGAAGAGGAAAAGGTGGAAGAGCGTTATGAGCGAGGCCACGCTGAACCAGAACAGGAAGGGCAGGCCCGGGTACCTGTTGGCCATGTGCTCCTCGTGGGCCAGGATGGCCTTGAGGTGCAGGGTGTGGCGGAGGTCCTGCAGGTGGCGCAGGTCTGTGGAGATGTACAGCAGCGGTGTGATGGGCTGCGTCACCATCACAGGGAAggtgtgacctttgacctccgaCGTCAGCTCCACAGGCTCGTTGAGGCAGCCGGCCTCGCAGGCATACAGCTTCACTGGCGTCTCCTGTGGCTTCACCGACACGTGCAGGAAAGGCTTCCCCTCCGCGTCCAGCAGCACCGCCAGGCTTAGGAGGTCCTGGTTGTAGTGGATCCCTCTCAGGGCGTAGCTGTTGTGTAGCACGTCCGGGTCGGCCTGGAACTGCAGGTGGTTCTCTGTGAACTGAAGGCCGCCGAAGCTTAGCACCATGCCCTGCATGGCCCCATGGGCCCCGGCCGCCACCAGCACCTTGCAGCCTCTCTTCTGCAGGGTCAGGGTCCACAGTGTGACCAGCTGCAGGATCTGAGCGGCGCTGCTCACCCGCTCGGGCCACAGGTTCTCTGCGTGCATGGTGGCGTGGCCGCTGAAGCAGTGGTCAGCGTAGTTGAGGCTGGACTCGAGACGGGCGCGCTCCTCGCC
It encodes:
- the LOC123975029 gene encoding uncharacterized protein KIAA2013 homolog; the encoded protein is FVNNFFFIPSGVEMRKITDSHTPSSRTVNTTLYYILSSFAAPLLDRRLSGEERARLESSLNYADHCFSGHATMHAENLWPERVSSAAQILQLVTLWTLTLQKRGCKVLVAAGAHGAMQGMVLSFGGLQFTENHLQFQADPDVLHNSYALRGIHYNQDLLSLAVLLDAEGKPFLHVSVKPQETPVKLYACEAGCLNEPVELTSEVKGHTFPVMVTQPITPLLYISTDLRHLQDLRHTLHLKAILAHEEHMANRYPGLPFLFWFSVASLITLFHLFLFKLIYNEYCGPGAKPLFRSKVSSKGEDDCSDTRSAA